GCCAGGCAGCGCTCAAGGCCATTGAATACGCCAAAGCAGCCGATGTGCCCGTGGTCCTGACTCTGGGTACCCGTTTCCTCATTCAGGAAGATCCGGTCTGGTGGCAGGCCTTTATTCGCGATAACGTCACTATCCTGGCGATGAACGAAGACGAGGGCGAGGCCCTGACGGGGTTTGCCGACCCACTGCTTGCCAGTGAGGCGGCGCTGGAATGGTGTGATATGGTGCTGACCACGGCGGGCCCCATTGGTCTTTACACTGCAGGTTATACCGAAGACAGCGACAAGCGCGAAACCAGCCACACTCTGCTGCCAGGTGCCATTCCCGAGTTCAACCGCTTTGAGTTCTCCCGCCCGATGCGAAAGCGTGATTGCCGCGAACCTATCAAGGTGTATGCGCACATTTCGCCCTATATGGGAGGTCCTGAGCAAATCCGTAATACCAATGGTGCCGGTGATGGTGCGCTCTCGGCGCTGCTCCATGACCTGGCGGCGAATAATTTCCACAAGGTCAATGTCCCCGGCTCCAGCAAGCACAGAAACGAAGGGCTCTGCTATTCGTCATTCTCGCAGATCTGCAAATATGCAAACCGTGTAGCCTATGAAGTGCTGGCCCAGCACAGTCCAAGACTCTCCAGAGCATTGCCGGAAAGGGAAGACAGCCTGGAAGAATCATACTGGGAGCGTTAACCCCGGTGAGCCCCATCTAACTGAACGTTATGGGGCTTTAAGCAGGCAAGAAAACAGATATGAAAAAGGCGCCCATGGCGCCTTTTTTTATACTTCATGTTTTAACGAAGATCTTATTAACCAAGCGGTGTGGGGATATTTCACCCCGCAACACATTTTCCCAACAGGCGTTTATTCGCCGCGATGGACCTCTGCTTCAAAGCTACCCGCTGTTTTACCTGCCTTGGGGTCGTTGAAGACGGCTTCATTGAGGGCGCCTTCGGACTTGGCAATCACCACTGTGGCCACAGTATCACCCGTAACGTTTACTGCGGTACGCACCATATCGAGCATACGGTCCACACCCAAAATGAGGGCAATGCCTTCCACGGGCAAACCAACCTGATTGAGCACCATGGCAAGCATCACCAGGCCTACGCCAGGCACGCCTGCTGTACCGATTGAGGCCAGTGTGGCTGTCATCACGACCATGGCATAGTCGGTAATGGTCAGGTCGATACCAAACACCTGGGCAATAAACACAGTTGCTACGCCCTGCATAATGGCAGTGCCATCCATGTTGATGGTAGCGCCCAGAGGCAGGGTGAAAGATGCCACCTTGTTATCGGCGCCCAGACGATGCTCAGAGGCTTCCATGGTCACAGGCAGTGTGGCGTTAGAACTGGCTGTGCTGAAGGCAAACAGCTGCACGTCACGCATTTTACGGATGAACATCAGTGGGCTGAGACCCGAGAAGAGCTTAAGCAAGGTCGGATACACCACGAACCCGTGGAACAGCAATACCACCAACACCAGCATGAAGTATTTAATCACGCTCTCGAGGGTTTCCATGCCAAGGGTCAGTGCCAGTTTCCCCATCAGGGCAAACACACCGTAGGGAGCCAGCTGCATGATCAGGGTAACCACGCGCATGATGACTTCGTTGAGGTCATCAAACAGGGCTGCGACACGGCGACCACGTTCACCAATATGTGAAATCGCGAATCCGAAAATTACCGCAAAAATAATGATTTGCAGCATATTTCCTTCGCTCAGTGCTTTCATCGGGTTTGATGGCACTATGTTGATCAGCACATCCGCCAGACTGGGAGCTTCTTTGGCGGAATACTGCATACTTTCGGATGCAAGCGAGGCATTTCCGGGCTGGACAATGACGGCGGCAGAGATGGCCACTACCAGTGCGATGGCCGTGGTAAACAGATAAAAAGCGAGTGTTTTACCGCCTAATCTGCCTAATTTGGAAGGTTCACTCAGAGAGCAGGTCCCGCAGACCAGGGAAATAAATACCAGAGGCACAACCAACATCTTGAGACTGTTGATAAATATAGTGCCTATCACATGGAAAAAACCCTCGGTGATATAGTCCTGAACCCACTCACTGCCACCGAAAAAATTACGAAGGAGCAAACCTATTAAAATACCGGCACCCATGCCGATTAAGATCTTGCCTGTCAGGCCAATTTTACTGGATTGTGCAGCAGCCATAGATTTTCCTGTTTATTTTTTGTGCTTTTGTGTTTTGGCGCACAAAAGCCTAGCAAGAAAGCGGTGCCGAGGAAACGGGCAATTAACTAAAGTTTTCTGGTAAAACCACGAAATAAAAGAATCGGGTAATAGAAAAGTTACATGAAAATTGTGTATTGTTAGCCTATAAGTAAGAAGCGGAATGCTTGAGTATTTTAACTAGAGTAACAGGGAGTCTGACAATGAAGTCAGCGTTTAAGTTATGGTTGGCCACCTTCCTCTCGTTTTTATTAATTGCCTGCGGGGGCGGTGGTTCGATTTCAGATACAGGGGGAGGAACACCCACGCCGCCTCCAACAGACACAATTACGGTGACAGCAGCTATAACATTTAGCTCTTCCAACAGCACAATTGGCATTGATACACCCGCCACAGTGACAGCAAATGTTAAAGGATCGATTTCTGGTGCAAAAGCTGGAAAATTAGTCACCTTTAAACTGAATGACGCAACGTTAGGCACCTTTACCCCATCCACAGGCACTGCTCTGACCGATGCCGACGGCAACGCCACTATTACACTGAGTACGGCAGATATCGCCGGTGCAGGTACAGTCACTGCGAGTGTCGATACTGGTGAGGCCAGCGAGCCAGTTGGCTTTACCATGAAGGGGGATGGTGGAAGCTCCACCGGTGGCGAGGCTCAGGTCAGCTTGACGCTTACCGATGCTGATGGAGCCCCAACCGATACCATTTCGAGCACCAAGCCTGGTAAGTTGGTTGCCACTGTTTCCGGTATTTCCAAGACAGTTATTGTTACATTCAACTCATCTCTTGGCGATCTGCCGATTAAAACTGCTATTACGGATGCGAACGGCAAGGCGAGTGTCGATATTTATGCCGGCAGCCAGCCAGGTGCAGCCGAAGCAACTGCTACGCTGTCCACCGGTGAAAGCGGACAGAAAGTGTTTGTTATTGGTGCCAGTAATGTGCTGATGGGAACCGCAGAAGGAGACTTTGTTGCGGGTAAGGCCTCGGTGAGTGCCAGCGCTATTTCTGCCGGTGGTACCGCGACCGTATCCATTAAGCTCCAGGACGATCAGGACATTCTCTTTACCGAGCCTGTCAGTGTCAGCTTCTCTTCAACCTGTGCTACCAAGGGACAGGCTGAGCTCAGTAGTCCAGTTACGGCAGTTGGTGGTATTGCGACCAGTACCTACTTGGCCAAAGGTTGCGTGGGTGATGACAACATCAGTGTTTCTGCCGATGTTGGCGGCAAGAACCTGTCAGCCACAGGTACATTGAATGTGCTGGCAGCTGACGCCGGTAGTATCGTATTTGTAGGCGCAAGTCCTGAAAATATCAGTATCAAGGGCACAGGTGGTGATGAATCATCCACTGTCAAATTTAAAGTACTGGATACCAACGGCAACCCGGTAGCCAACAAGGCGGTGTCTTTCGCGTTGAACACTTCTGTGGGTGGTTTGACCCTCAGCCCTGCAACAGCGACGACCAATAGTCTGGGTATTGCCCAAACAGTCGTCACTTCGGGCGCCGTGGCGACCACTGTGCGCGTTACCGCATCGATTGATGGCACTAATCCTGTTATTTCGAGCCAATCCAGCGTACTGGTTATCTCTACCGGCAAACCTGATCAGGACAGCTTCTCCCTGTCTGCCGAAATCCTGAATGCCGAAGGCTGGGAGGTTGATGGCACTGAAGTGAAGGTGACCGCGCGTCTGGCCGATGCCTTTAACAACCCTGTTCCAGATGGTACGGCGGTATATTTTACAACGGAAGGTGGTTCCATCGACCCATCCTGTACCACTGCCAATGGTGGCTGTACTGTGGTGTGGCGCAGTCAGAATGCCAGACCAGACGGCGTGAAGCTTATCGACGGTTCAGGTGCTATGGTTCGCAACCCAACGCCTGTCTTGGTTGAAGATGGAGGCCGCTATTATGGCTTCTATGGACAGAAGTTCGGTGGCCGTGCAACCATCACTGCTACTGCTGTGGGGGAAGAGTCCTTCCCAGATACCAACGGTAATGGCCGCTTTGATGCTGCTGAAATGACCGCCTTCCTGACAGGTACAGATGTCAGCGGTGACGGTTATGATTTGGCCGATGCTTTTGTCGATCATAACGAGGATGGCGTTTTCAACCCTCAGCAAGCCGGTGGTCAATCCGGTGGCGCAAATGAAGAGCTCGTTGACTTTGACGTAGACGGTCAATTCGATGCCGCAGATGGCAAGTACAATGGCGTGCTTTGCTCAGTGCCTGCCCATGCGGGCTGTGCAAGCAGCGATGCCCAGTCGCTGTTTGTAAGACGCAGTCTGGTACTGGTGATGTCAGGCAGTGAGGCTTTTGCCACTGCTGCTGATGATGTGGTAATTGACGACCGTGATGGTGTATCAACCGGTGGCAGCATCGACATCAATGGTAAATCAACCGCATCAGTTGTGTTTGCCATTTCTGATTTGCACAATCAGCAGATGCCTGCCGGAACCATTGTTCAATTCACTACTTCAGCCGGTTCTATCGCCAGTACCGCCAACTACACCTGGCCAAGCAGCAACTACAATGGCGCAAGACAATTCTCAGTTACTGTTAAGGGCGCAGACCAACCCGAGAGTGGCGTCTTCTCTGTGACTGTGACTACTCCAGGCAATACGGTTACAGAAGTGCTGACAGTTCCTGTAAATATCTATTAAGCGACAGTTTAACAGCCATAAAAATACCAAAAGGCCACTCTGACGAGTGGCCTTTCTTTTTGTTGAATCAACAAAGGCTCCTGACGGCACTGAGGGTTCTTTATTTTTTTTGGGGGGGGGGTAAATCTACATCAGCGATGCTGAAGGTTCTGATGTTTTATGGGCTGTGAGAGTCCAGATATGTGAAAAATAACTGATAAAAAGCCGCTACTCAAGCGGCTTTTTCTTTGAATCGTTTTAACCGACTTAGTATCAACGCTGGAATTGATATACGCTGCCAAGGTTCATGATTTGAGTCAACTCGTCCAGTGCGGTGCGCGATTCAATCAATAGCTGCGGGTCTGCCAGGTCCTGGGTACTCAGGCGGTCGCGATAGTGTTTATCTACCCATTGGTTCAGGCGGGCAAAGAGGGCATCATTCATCATTACCTGTGGATTGACCGCTGCCAGTTCAGTATCGTTCATCGCAACCCGCAGGCGCAGGCAGGCAGGGCCTCCACCATTTTGCATGCTTTGCTTCACATCGAAGTAGTGTACTGCCTTGATGGGGGTATTCAGGGTGACCAGCTCATTCAAATAGGCGTGTACAGCCGCGTTTTCCTGGCAATCGGTGGGGGCAATGATGGCCATGCTGCCATCTTTCAGGGTTACTATCTGAGTATTGAAGAGATAGCTCTTAACCGCATCCTGCACGCCCACCTTGGCAGTGGGTACTTCGATAAAATGCATGTTGCCACGCATTTTTTTATCGATTTCAGCGAGTTTGGCCTGGGTCTCCAAAAAAGCCTGCTCGTGGTAAAAGAGCACATTTTGGTTACCTACGGCAATCACATCGTTATGGAAGACGCCCTGGTCAATCACATCGGGATTTTGCTGTATGTACACAGTGCGGTCATCACTGAGCTGATGTAATCTGGCGACAGCTTGCGAGGCTTCCAGCGTTTGCCTTGCTGGATATTTTACCGGTGCGGGACGGGACAGGTCGGCAACACTGCGACCATAGACAAAGACTTCGACGCCGGCTTGGCCATAATCATGGCACAGGCGGGTATGGTTGGCTGCACCTTCATCACCAAAATGTGGATGCTCTGGTAAATGTTGGTGGTGAGCAAAATAACGCTCATCGCTGAATATGGCTTTCAATATATTGCCAGTGGTTGCAGGTTCTATGCTGCGGTGCAGCTTGTCGACGAGGTTTGCTGGCGTAAAGTGGAGCTTTCCGTCCGCACTGTCAGCACTTGGGGAAACTGTCGCTGCGTTTGCGGTCCACATGCTGGAGGCGCTGGCACAGGCTTGCAGCAGCACCGGAGAGGCTTTTGCTGCCTGAGAAAGCACATCAGCATCCGAGCCCGAGAAACCTACCCGGCGCAGCGTGTGAAGATCCGGGCGCTCTTGAGGTGCCAGCACACCCTGTACCAAGCCCATATCAGCCAGTGCTTTGGCTTTTTTCAGCCCTTGCTTGGCTGCGTCCTTGGGGTTTGAAATCTGGGCGGCATTGCTTTGGGAGGCGACATTACCAAAAGACAGACCGGCATAGTTGTGAGTAGGGCCAACCAGTCCATCAAAGTTTGCTTCGAAGTGCTTCATTGCTTGTCCTCTGTGGGGCTCGAGCTTGGTTTTTGTATAGATATTATGTGATGAAGGCCTCAGTATACTGGGACAATCCTGCTTCACAAGTTGCCTAAAGACAGCAAAAGTCGTGACAATTGCCAGATTTGCATAACTATTGCTTGCTTGCTGGCGGAATATGAAATATTAGTTTTTAATTACGCAAAGTTATTTTTAAACATTTTTTTCATTATTGATTAAAAAGTGACTCGCTGGTCCAGATATCTGAGGGAAGCGCTTGAAACTGCGGTTTCAACCCTCTATATATGGTGCCAATTTCTACCTTCTCGAGACTTTTGGCGCAAATTAAGCTATGGGTAAATCGCTCGTTATTGTCGAATCGCCGGCGAAAGCCAAGACCATCAACAAGTATCTTGGTAAAGAATTTATTGTGAAATCGAGTGTTGGCCACATTCGTGATCTGCCAACCTCGTCTGCCGCCGAAGGCAAAGCCAGCACCAAGTCAGCTGCCGAAGTTCGCAAAATGAATCCTGAGGAAAAGGCCAAATACAAGGCGCAAAAGGATAAACAATCCTTGGTTGCCCGTATGGGTGTTGATCCCGAACATGGATGGCAAGCCAACTATCAGGTACTGCCCGGTAAAGAGAAGGTGGTCAAAGAACTTCAATCTCTTGCCAGCAGCGCTGACCAAATCTATCTCGCAACCGACTTGGATAGAGAAGGGGAGGCCATTGCCTGGCACTTGCAGGAAGTGATAGGTGGCGACGAATCCAGATATAAGCGTGTGGTATTCAACGAAATTACCAAAAGCGCTATTCAGGAGGCCTTCAGCCGCCCCACTGATTTGAACACCAATATGGTTAACGCCCAGCAAGCCAGGCGGTTCCTGGACCG
The window above is part of the Shewanella litorisediminis genome. Proteins encoded here:
- a CDS encoding inosine/guanosine kinase, which translates into the protein MKFPGQRKSKHYFPVNTRDPLLEQLTQQPQPTQTYISGIDQTLVDIEAKVAEDLLVRYQLPKGNSTLIDDATAHALYEELKRDNLISDEFAGGTIGNTVHNYSILADDRSVLFGVMSKSIEVGSYAYRYLCHTSSKVDLNHLQPVDGPIGRCFTLISDCGERTFAISKGAMDKLSPDFIDKDVVQGSAALVLTAYLMRAAEGDGMSQAALKAIEYAKAADVPVVLTLGTRFLIQEDPVWWQAFIRDNVTILAMNEDEGEALTGFADPLLASEAALEWCDMVLTTAGPIGLYTAGYTEDSDKRETSHTLLPGAIPEFNRFEFSRPMRKRDCREPIKVYAHISPYMGGPEQIRNTNGAGDGALSALLHDLAANNFHKVNVPGSSKHRNEGLCYSSFSQICKYANRVAYEVLAQHSPRLSRALPEREDSLEESYWER
- a CDS encoding dicarboxylate/amino acid:cation symporter; the protein is MAAAQSSKIGLTGKILIGMGAGILIGLLLRNFFGGSEWVQDYITEGFFHVIGTIFINSLKMLVVPLVFISLVCGTCSLSEPSKLGRLGGKTLAFYLFTTAIALVVAISAAVIVQPGNASLASESMQYSAKEAPSLADVLINIVPSNPMKALSEGNMLQIIIFAVIFGFAISHIGERGRRVAALFDDLNEVIMRVVTLIMQLAPYGVFALMGKLALTLGMETLESVIKYFMLVLVVLLFHGFVVYPTLLKLFSGLSPLMFIRKMRDVQLFAFSTASSNATLPVTMEASEHRLGADNKVASFTLPLGATINMDGTAIMQGVATVFIAQVFGIDLTITDYAMVVMTATLASIGTAGVPGVGLVMLAMVLNQVGLPVEGIALILGVDRMLDMVRTAVNVTGDTVATVVIAKSEGALNEAVFNDPKAGKTAGSFEAEVHRGE
- a CDS encoding Ig-like domain-containing protein, coding for MKSAFKLWLATFLSFLLIACGGGGSISDTGGGTPTPPPTDTITVTAAITFSSSNSTIGIDTPATVTANVKGSISGAKAGKLVTFKLNDATLGTFTPSTGTALTDADGNATITLSTADIAGAGTVTASVDTGEASEPVGFTMKGDGGSSTGGEAQVSLTLTDADGAPTDTISSTKPGKLVATVSGISKTVIVTFNSSLGDLPIKTAITDANGKASVDIYAGSQPGAAEATATLSTGESGQKVFVIGASNVLMGTAEGDFVAGKASVSASAISAGGTATVSIKLQDDQDILFTEPVSVSFSSTCATKGQAELSSPVTAVGGIATSTYLAKGCVGDDNISVSADVGGKNLSATGTLNVLAADAGSIVFVGASPENISIKGTGGDESSTVKFKVLDTNGNPVANKAVSFALNTSVGGLTLSPATATTNSLGIAQTVVTSGAVATTVRVTASIDGTNPVISSQSSVLVISTGKPDQDSFSLSAEILNAEGWEVDGTEVKVTARLADAFNNPVPDGTAVYFTTEGGSIDPSCTTANGGCTVVWRSQNARPDGVKLIDGSGAMVRNPTPVLVEDGGRYYGFYGQKFGGRATITATAVGEESFPDTNGNGRFDAAEMTAFLTGTDVSGDGYDLADAFVDHNEDGVFNPQQAGGQSGGANEELVDFDVDGQFDAADGKYNGVLCSVPAHAGCASSDAQSLFVRRSLVLVMSGSEAFATAADDVVIDDRDGVSTGGSIDINGKSTASVVFAISDLHNQQMPAGTIVQFTTSAGSIASTANYTWPSSNYNGARQFSVTVKGADQPESGVFSVTVTTPGNTVTEVLTVPVNIY
- the astB gene encoding N-succinylarginine dihydrolase, whose amino-acid sequence is MKHFEANFDGLVGPTHNYAGLSFGNVASQSNAAQISNPKDAAKQGLKKAKALADMGLVQGVLAPQERPDLHTLRRVGFSGSDADVLSQAAKASPVLLQACASASSMWTANAATVSPSADSADGKLHFTPANLVDKLHRSIEPATTGNILKAIFSDERYFAHHQHLPEHPHFGDEGAANHTRLCHDYGQAGVEVFVYGRSVADLSRPAPVKYPARQTLEASQAVARLHQLSDDRTVYIQQNPDVIDQGVFHNDVIAVGNQNVLFYHEQAFLETQAKLAEIDKKMRGNMHFIEVPTAKVGVQDAVKSYLFNTQIVTLKDGSMAIIAPTDCQENAAVHAYLNELVTLNTPIKAVHYFDVKQSMQNGGGPACLRLRVAMNDTELAAVNPQVMMNDALFARLNQWVDKHYRDRLSTQDLADPQLLIESRTALDELTQIMNLGSVYQFQR